The sequence ATGatcttggctctgataccacttggtCGGATCAAACACTTATCATCATGCCAAAAGTTATAACTTATAGCAAGGGCACAACTTTATTTTTTAACCAAGCTCACCAAGCAAGCGCCATGTTCGACCATGACTCCGATCTGGGCCACCCCAGGCCCCCCATGAGCCTTGCCACAGGCAGAATGTTGGCGTTACCCAGCAAAGTCTATGTACTCTGAAGCACCATGTTCGGATTAGTGAGGTTAGTAGGTTTCGGACATCGAATGGTTAAACAAAAAAAGTAGAACCGTATATCCATAATTGAGTTGTTCAAGAACTTGCTTCTCCATTTCAGCTTTTAGGCAAATTCGCCTAATAGAACCAACAAGTTGTCCAAACTTTATGCACTATTGATACTATACGCCAAGGCCTTGCATCATCACTGCACAATGGATATAAAGAATTCAGGTTTACGAAAACTTTCATGACTGAGAGACAAAATGGACAAGGCATAGACAAAATTTTTAATCACAGTGGTAGTCTCGGAATAGGGTTAGAGTTGAAATAAGCCAAAAACATTGTCTCTGACTTAGTTGAGGACAATTGTTATTGATTCTGTTTGTGCATGAATTTGGCACTAAAATCCACAAGCAAAGCAAGTGAAACTTTCAGTCTTTGGCATGTGTATGGCTTGCCCTTCTCTAACTAGAAAAGGCCAGCCTAagaaatttttcctttaatattAATATGGTGTGAAATTGTTTTGTTAGATCAATTTATTAAGAGTAATTTTAATGCTTTATAtgcaacatttttttttcttattactAACTCTTAGTGTGAAACTTTGTTGCGCACTCAACAATTTTCTCGAGTACCACATGACTCATCACAAAAATAAATGGACTTATTTGAAGATTCATCATGTGTTTTATACATCATCCGAGTAATTATGGTCATTAAAGCTTCATTAAATTAAACTAGTTATTAGTAGAAGCATGAGATTTAATGAATGtctaagagggtgtttggattgacttatttTAAGTGCTTATTGACTTTTAAGCACTTTTTTAGTTTGTGTGGTGTTTGACAATgataaaaagtgcttaaaagcacttacttttaggcataaaaagtacaaaaataagccaaaagtcaAAAGTTGGGTAttaccaacttatgacttttagcttttagtttaaaaactactttttataagccaatccaaacaccctctaaatCTCATGTAAAAAggaagtttttttctttttgtatttaccttaaataaaatatttattactAGAATAAATTTTTTCGAGTCATAAAAACAAtaattaatgcttgcattagggtaggttgGAGTTTTGGCCTTTTTCCGAACCATGCGTGAATACGAAATGATCTGTGAATcggaatatccttttaaaatatttagtAGAATACATTCACCTcttaataacaaaacaaaaattagatTTGTCAATTCCAATGTTAACTAAAGATATGCACACTCCTCATTTTATCTGACTTTTCGTGCTTTATGGTAACAAAGCACGAAAACATGAAAGACCAATATTCACTTTcagtaattttattttatgtcACAGGATAAGGTAGGGAGATTAATAGGATCTATTGGGTGACAAAAGTGACAGAAGGCTAAACTCAGTTTCCTCGGTAGTTATTACAATAAATATAATTAAAGCCAATGATAAGTTGAGACGGAGCTTGAATTTGAAGTTTATAGGCACAAACTTATAGTTTATTCTAATTCTTATATTTATAATtgaatatttatacatatatttgataaatttattaatttaaatatgaGGTCTAAGTAAAAGTTATTGGGTTTGTCCAAACCCGTACCTAGTATTAAAGTTCCGCCCTGGGTGACAAGTGTaggaacaacaacaatagcaacatACCCAGCGTAATTCCACAAGTGGAGTCTTGGAGTCTGGAAAAGATAGTGTGTACACAGTCATACCCTTACCTTGTACcagtaaagaggttgtttcttatATAAGAATGGAGGAAAACAATAAGAGATTTCTCAACAGGTGGGACCAAAAGAACATCAAAATCACATGATAATTTGGAAGTGATTATGTGATTAATCATCTTCAACTATTTCACAAGTATTATATGACTTCATTTGCCAATATATGCCCCAAAAGAACTCCTAACAGTCACTCTTGCCAAGTGCCACATATTAGGCTACCCTCCATACTTATAGTTGATTCTTAATTTCACTACATTAtcatgtttttctcttctttattgTCAACTTCTCCCCTTACTTTCTTACAAATCTTGATTCTATGTATAGCTGGTGTTCATTTTGTCAACACAACTCCAGCCAAGATTGGTCAAGGTTACAAGTTGATCTCCATAGAAAAGACACCTGATGGAGGCCTTATAGGACACCTCCAAGTTAAAGAGGAGAACAATATTTATGGGCCAGACATTCCTCATTTGCAGCTCTATGTTAAGTAAGTCTTTAGCCTTTcgctcaaaaaagaaaaaaaaagatcatGTCTTGGACTTGCATGAACATCATACTTGAAAACAAAGACAGAATTAGGATTTAAACTTTATGCGTTCAAATTTTAAGGTTCTTACAACTCAACACATTATCTTAAAATTATAGATtcgaaatttaatatttattgaaaCTTTAGTAGTTTTTTACATATATATTTCGATGTATCCGCCTCTACTTGAAAATAATTATGATCTTTAGGTTAATGTTGTGATTATTATGCAGGCATGAGACAGATGAACGTTTGAGAATTCATATAACTGATGCAGAAGAACAAAGATGGGAAGTTCCTTACAACTTATTACCAAGAGAAACACCCCCATCATTGAAACAAACTATTGGTAGGTCAAGAAAGAACCTTTTGCCACTAGCAACATCAGATTATTCAGGAAATGAGTTAATATTCAGCTATACAAATGACCCTTTTAGTTTTTctgttaaaagaaaatcaaatggaCAGAACCTTTTCAATTCCAGCTCTGATGATTCAGACCCATATAGCAATTTGGTATTTAAAGACCAATATCTTGAAGTATCCACAAAATTGCCTAAAAATGCTTCTTTATATGGCCTAGGAGAAAGCACACAGCCCCATGGGATAAGACTATACCCTAATGATCCTTACACTTTGTACACAACTGATGTATCAGCTCTTAATCTGAATATTGATTTGTATGGGTCTCATCCTATGTATATGGATTTGAGGAATGTGAATGGAAAGGCAAGTGCTCATGCAGTTTTGTTGCTAAATAGCAATGGAATGGATGTGTTTTACAGAGGAGATTCTTTAACATACAAAGTGATTGGGGGCGTTTTTGACTTTTACTTCTTTGCTGGTCCTACACCTCTTGCTGTTGTTGATCAGTATACTTCCTTCATAGGCAGGCCTGCTCCAATGCCTTATTGGTCTTTTGGTAAGTTCAAAATTCTCTATCTTCTTCACTGCATTTGTATTAATGGTGATATATACTCTTTGATCCCATGCCTTATTGGTCTCTTCTTGATTTTCTAAAGTGACATATTGTGTAACGAACTTTTGTGAACAAATAGGAGCATAACATAATTTTTTGGTCATCAATTATGTACACTGAACACCTAGCCAATCTCTACGATCGCCTTTGTTAGAGAGCAGTTTACCCATCAATATTGTGGGACTTCCGGACACGGATGGAACCCAAAAAGAAAAACtcataataattaatataaatCCTGAATCCATAGTTATTGCCAAGTTGGGATGAAGGAGGCGGTGGAGAATATTTGTAGTTTTAGGTTTTGTCTTCATTAGTAGGAAATAAAACCCGTGACTTTGCTTTCATGAGTTTTGGCTGTTCTTTGTTTTTTGTGTTAGAAGATACCGTGTTTTGGACAAAACAAAAAACACTGCTTTTGTCTACCGGCCTTATTCCCTTACCAAAATTTTCCTTTCCAGGTAGAAGTTTGGTACCACGTGGACCATCTCAATAATTGCTTTATTAGCAAATTAATGTACTCTTCTGTCGGTatagggtctatcggaaacagtctctttgCCCTCCCAAATTAGAGGCAAGGACGCGTATAtcctaccctcctcagaccccgcTTGTAGGATTTTCACtggattgttattgttattgtttttgtAATGTACTCTTCTGTCAATTTACTAGCTATTGGGAATTTTGAAAAAGTACAGTCTCTGAGTCACATATTCACAGTTCTCCTCTTTAATGGAATTACAGTAATATCTATTAGGAAGATGataattctttaaaaaaaaaaaatacttagccTGTTTACTTGTATATTTAATTCTAGAAGGCCAAATGATAACTACTAATGGAATATGCTTAGAAGGAAAGGGAAAGTATTCAATTTGTCTTTTACAATAACGTTTGAAGAGGATGGTAGGTATGAAATGATTGAGTTCATAAACAAATCATAATATGatgaactatttttttttatttcttttatttttcctcccATTTTGGCTTATCATGTTATGCACCATGGAATATTTCGACCATCACTCCACGTAAGGGCTTTAAATTCTGTAATTTATAAAACACTTTCATAATGACATTAAGCAGGTCGTGGTAGTAGGTATTGATCAAATGAGTGATGAACTCTTGGACCTTTATACTTGGTAGAGAACTTTATAGTCTAAATTGCACTAATATCAATCCCAAAACAAGATAAATCTAAAGGTGTTAAATATACACTGACAATATAAAGAAATTTTGGTTCATTAGTGCAGTTTAACCAGTTATAACAGGCTACTTAAATCTTTTTTATATTAGTAATTCACCCTTACTAATATTCCATAGTTTttgttgatggtactgatatattgtctcttttcgtttCTTGAGCCggagtctattggaaacaacctctctactctcTCGGAGTAGGCTCTCCCCCAGGAGCGGATCTATTAAGGGAGGTGGGGGTGCCACGCCACCCGCAAACCTTGGTCGAAACTCATATATTCTATGTATATTTAGAAGAAATTGGGTATAAACCAAATAATGGCGCCCGGATTAACAAACTTGTTCTAGGTCCCACTGGTAGAGTGGTGTCTTTTTGTGTCCAAGTGCCAGAGTTCGAATACAATTTTCTTCATACATTTtcatcttttatcttcttttcttttagtctttttattatgaaaatgttatctttttttcattttttaagctAAAGAAACCAATTCCTTTTAACAACCACaatttcaaaactcaaaactcaTATCCTTAAGCATTCTCTTCCCGTACCATCCCCTTTTTCGAGTCCTCTAGATGTACATAGTTACATGTTTTGTTATTATTTCTTTTCTAATCTTCTCTTAATCCTTTTGGTTGCCCGTCTAGctaattgaagaagaagaagaagaaggaaaagaagagaatTAGTCAATGTTTGCTGTAAATGTTCCTAATGTATTAGCAACGTTTTGTTAGATAAAATTAAACTACATCTAATTTCTAAGGTCATTAAAATTGTTAAGTCATTCTTATCTTTTCATGAATGTTATAGTTATTAACTTTGAACCAAACTATTTTGGAAGGAGTGTGATTCTCCTATATTTTGTGATATAAGCAATGTCAAGCATAGTTGTACTTTACTGTAGGTTgtcttaatatttttatttttttttgcttaatCAGTTATTTGTATAAGTCAAAAAGATGAATAATTCAAACCGAAACCCGAAATGGATCAAACCGGTTAAATAACTACCTCAGTTGGAAACATGTAATTAAATATCAATATATCTATGTTCGAAAACATTGCGGCACCCGCAACCTCTAAATCCTGAATGTGCCTctgccctccccagaccccacttgtggagtTTTACcgagttattgttgttgttgttgtaatttacCCTTAGTAAATTCAGCATGCTCTTCTCACTTATCACACACTAGATTCTAATTAGACTATTGATGTTTGGTAAATGCTAGTAATATCTCATTGCCCATCTCCTTATTAAAGTTATCTCCTGCTTGGTAATTGCAACAGGATTCCATCAATGCAGATGGGGTTACCACAATTTATCTGTAGTTGAGGATGTTGTCGAGAACTACCAGAAAGCCAAGATCCCTCTTGACGTGATCTGGAACGACGATGATCACATGGATGGGAAAAAGGATTTCACTCTCAACCCTGTCAACTACCCTCGTCCGAAGTTATTATCATTCTTGGACAAAATTCATGCACGAGGCATGAAGTACATTGTCATCGTAGATCCTGGAATCGGAGTTAATAGTAGTTATGGTGTTTACCAGAGAGGTATAGCCAATGATGTCTTTATCAAATATGAAGGCAAGCCTTATTTAGCTCAAGTCTGGCCTGGTGCTGTTAACTTTCCTGATTTTCTCAACCCGAAAACTGTTGAGTGGTGGGGCGACGaaattaggcgattccatgaacTTGTTCCTGTTGATGGACTCTGGATTGACATGAATGAAGTTTCCAACTTTTGTTCTGGTTTGTGCACAATCCCTGAAAACAGGATATGTCCTAATGGTACTGGTCCTGGTTGGATTTGTTGCTTAGATTGCAAGAACATAACGAATACTAAATGGGACGATCCGCCTTATAAGATAAATGCTTCTGGAATACAAGCACCAATTGGCTACAAAACAATAGCCACTAGTGCAGTTCATTATAATGGAGTTAGAGAATATGACGCTCATAGCATTTATGGTTTTTCTCAGTCTATTGCAACTCATAAGGCTCTCCAGGGACTCCAGGGCAAGCGCCCGTTTATATTGTCTCGTTCCACGTTTGTTGGTTCAGGACATTATGCTGCACATTGGACTGGGGATAACAAAGCAACTTGGGATGATTTGAGATATTCAATATCTACAATGTTAAATTTTGGCTTATTTGGTGTTCCGATGGTTGGTTCAGATATATGTGGATTCTATCCAGCACCTACAGAGGAACTTTGCAACCGTTGGATTGAAGTTGGCGCGTTCTATCCTTTCTCAAGGGATCACGCGAACTACTACTCCCCTAGACAAGAACTTTACCAATGGGAGAGTGTGGCTGAATCTGCTCGAAATGCTTTAGGAATGAGATATAAGTTACTTCCATATTTCTACACTTTGAACTATGAGGCACATACTACTGGTGCGCCAATTGCTCGCCCACTCTTCTTCTCTTTCCCAAATTTACCTCAGCTTTACGACGTGAGCACACAATTCTTGATAGGAAGCAGTGTCATGGTCTCACCCGTGCTAGACGAGGGTAAAACTGAGGTGAAAGCTTTGTTTCCTCCAGGCACTTGGTACAATATATTCGATATGACACAGGCCATTGTCACAACAGAACCACACTATGTAAAACTAGATGCACCTCTAAATGTGGTCAATGTACATTTGTACCAAAACGCCATAGTACCAATGCAGCGCGGTGGAATGATATCAAAAGAAGCAAGAATGACACCTTTTACCCTCATAGTAACCTTTCCATCAGGTACTAAAGATCTACAAGCTAAAGGAAATCTTTTCCTCGACGATGATGAGCTTCCAGAGATGAAATCAGGGAATGGACACTCAACATATATTGATTTCTATGCAACAGCAAGTAATGGAACAGTGAAGTTGTGGTCAGAAGTTCAAGAAGGTAAGTTTGCATTGGATGAAGGATGGTTCATTGAGAAGGTTATGGTATTAGGTACAAATGGCATTGATGGAGCTTTTGAAATTAACGTCGATGGACAACCATTAAAAGGCACTTCAAGAGTGCAGTTTATCACAGCAGAACACAAGTACATAGACAATTCGGACGATGGAGGAGATAAGAGAAAGAGTATGATGATGGATATTCATGGACTGGAATTACCTTTAGGGAAGAACTTTGTTATGTCCTGGAAAATGTGAAACTTAGCTTGAGAACACTGTAATTCTAATGTGTGGACAAATTGCCTATGCCCTAAAAATTGGATTCCTCACAATCTTTACTCTTACCATGTTTTCTAATACTATTATATCAAACTAAAAATGCAGATTCTTAGCAAAACTAATGGTAACTTTATTTGTGCTACATAAGGGTATTAGTTTATCGTCAGTTTGTGCTGTCTGATTTAGGGGAAACAACAACTTGAAATTCTAAGTAGGGATTTTTTCATTCTTGTACACTATTTGAAAATTTATTACCCTTAATGTCCATGTTTAGTTAAGTACCTTACATAAATAagtgtttacaaaatatatacaatccaccttaaaaggctcacAATCCATTATTTGTGTCTTCAATCAAGGAATTTAGTtatactattttccttttttctctcctctctctcccctCTTCTCTCCAGGTTCTGCCTTTCTCCTTCATTTTCTCGAATTCCTACCATACAACATCAAGAAAATTCTCATAGTTATAAATCTTAATCAGCAAAGTGCACAGTGGAGAATTAAGGATTACTGAGTATGCTTGAACATTACCTGCTGGTGGGAACACCCAAGAAAAGCCATGCCAAACCGTTGAACTGTACGATAGCAAATTCATATCATTCAATCAAGTAGTCAGAAGAGAGAATGCCATTGAAATCAAGTCGTATACGACAATGATATTCTGTCATTAGCTGTGTCTGTCGTTCAAAGCCTTGCAATAAACTGATGTTGGATATTTTAAGTGTTTAAAGTCAGTCATCTTTGGCTCAAATAGTGCGCAATTATAGATCCTAGAAGGCAATTCTGATTGGTCAATAAAAATCGATTTtaaagctattttttttttttatgagttTAGCCAATTTATCATGAAAGGTAAAAGGGGGTAAAGGAACCGTGTGTTTAT is a genomic window of Nicotiana tabacum cultivar K326 chromosome 16, ASM71507v2, whole genome shotgun sequence containing:
- the LOC107815276 gene encoding alpha-xylosidase 1, producing the protein MFFSSLLSTSPLTFLQILILCIAGVHFVNTTPAKIGQGYKLISIEKTPDGGLIGHLQVKEENNIYGPDIPHLQLYVKHETDERLRIHITDAEEQRWEVPYNLLPRETPPSLKQTIGRSRKNLLPLATSDYSGNELIFSYTNDPFSFSVKRKSNGQNLFNSSSDDSDPYSNLVFKDQYLEVSTKLPKNASLYGLGESTQPHGIRLYPNDPYTLYTTDVSALNLNIDLYGSHPMYMDLRNVNGKASAHAVLLLNSNGMDVFYRGDSLTYKVIGGVFDFYFFAGPTPLAVVDQYTSFIGRPAPMPYWSFGFHQCRWGYHNLSVVEDVVENYQKAKIPLDVIWNDDDHMDGKKDFTLNPVNYPRPKLLSFLDKIHARGMKYIVIVDPGIGVNSSYGVYQRGIANDVFIKYEGKPYLAQVWPGAVNFPDFLNPKTVEWWGDEIRRFHELVPVDGLWIDMNEVSNFCSGLCTIPENRICPNGTGPGWICCLDCKNITNTKWDDPPYKINASGIQAPIGYKTIATSAVHYNGVREYDAHSIYGFSQSIATHKALQGLQGKRPFILSRSTFVGSGHYAAHWTGDNKATWDDLRYSISTMLNFGLFGVPMVGSDICGFYPAPTEELCNRWIEVGAFYPFSRDHANYYSPRQELYQWESVAESARNALGMRYKLLPYFYTLNYEAHTTGAPIARPLFFSFPNLPQLYDVSTQFLIGSSVMVSPVLDEGKTEVKALFPPGTWYNIFDMTQAIVTTEPHYVKLDAPLNVVNVHLYQNAIVPMQRGGMISKEARMTPFTLIVTFPSGTKDLQAKGNLFLDDDELPEMKSGNGHSTYIDFYATASNGTVKLWSEVQEGKFALDEGWFIEKVMVLGTNGIDGAFEINVDGQPLKGTSRVQFITAEHKYIDNSDDGGDKRKSMMMDIHGLELPLGKNFVMSWKM